A genomic stretch from Burkholderia pyrrocinia includes:
- a CDS encoding flagellar hook-length control protein FliK: MTGIDSVAAALLASRLDSLLTGTVSAPAGGGATAQVGTPGTGASSSPPAGGPPVAPQASTQTALSDVGRVLDAISRAGGDATPAIAGRAPLLADPAVLLTDTAVPARAPAESDPAAASSTPSSAAASSAAAARETAAPLPVAALRAALAQAVSESGLFYESHLAQWLAGQRPLAALMREPQARLTAALAPADPDAAQPGSTDVLDELLAQRPPLPATARATAQAGAPAQGGAPARDAAQALPAAARQGASLPPDTADPLGAHADPRWTPARAGLAAASSDPQAQPLAPVHPAAVPLVRQQLDALATDQFRWTGEAWPGARLDWTIEPDDPGSRAPRGGDDAGDGIAWRTRLTLTLPSLGTVDAELVLNGAQLVARLRANQTGADRLTRHEAALRQRLEGSGLRVGGLSIRAVDDGPDGFDLFAAQAAAAAYARGAAGGPGTRVPGADDEVPQ; this comes from the coding sequence ATGACCGGTATCGATTCCGTTGCGGCCGCGCTGCTGGCGAGTCGCCTCGACAGCCTGCTGACCGGCACCGTATCGGCGCCCGCCGGCGGCGGCGCGACCGCGCAGGTCGGCACGCCGGGCACCGGCGCGTCGTCCTCGCCTCCGGCCGGCGGCCCGCCCGTCGCGCCGCAAGCCTCCACGCAGACCGCGCTGTCCGACGTCGGGCGCGTGCTCGACGCGATCTCGCGCGCGGGCGGCGACGCAACGCCCGCGATCGCCGGGCGCGCACCGCTGCTGGCCGATCCCGCCGTGCTGCTGACCGATACGGCCGTGCCGGCGCGTGCGCCGGCCGAGTCCGATCCGGCGGCGGCGTCTTCCACGCCTTCTTCCGCTGCGGCGTCGTCCGCCGCGGCGGCGCGCGAAACTGCCGCGCCGCTGCCGGTCGCGGCGTTGCGTGCGGCGCTCGCCCAAGCGGTGAGCGAGAGCGGCCTCTTCTACGAATCCCATCTGGCGCAGTGGCTGGCCGGCCAGCGTCCGCTCGCGGCGCTGATGCGCGAGCCGCAGGCGCGCCTGACGGCCGCGCTTGCGCCGGCCGACCCGGATGCCGCGCAGCCCGGCTCGACCGACGTGCTCGACGAACTGCTCGCGCAGCGCCCGCCGCTGCCGGCGACCGCGCGGGCGACTGCGCAAGCGGGCGCGCCGGCCCAGGGCGGCGCCCCCGCTCGCGACGCCGCGCAGGCGTTGCCGGCGGCCGCCCGGCAGGGCGCGTCGTTGCCGCCCGATACCGCCGATCCGCTCGGTGCGCACGCCGACCCGCGCTGGACGCCGGCGCGTGCCGGGCTGGCCGCCGCGTCGTCCGACCCGCAGGCGCAGCCGCTCGCTCCCGTGCACCCGGCCGCGGTGCCGCTCGTCAGGCAACAGCTCGACGCGCTCGCGACCGACCAGTTCCGCTGGACCGGCGAGGCGTGGCCCGGCGCGCGGCTCGACTGGACGATCGAACCCGACGATCCGGGCAGCCGCGCACCGCGCGGCGGTGACGACGCGGGCGACGGCATTGCATGGCGCACGCGCCTGACGCTGACGTTGCCGTCGCTCGGTACGGTCGACGCGGAGCTGGTGCTGAACGGCGCGCAGCTCGTCGCGCGGCTGCGTGCGAACCAGACGGGCGCCGACCGCCTCACGCGGCACGAGGCCGCGCTGCGGCAGCGGCTCGAGGGATCGGGGCTACGGGTAGGCGGGCTGTCGATCCGCGCGGTCGACGACGGGCCGGACGGCTTCGACCTGTTTGCCGCACAGGCGGCGGCCGCCGCGTATGCGCGCGGTGCGGCGGGCGGGCCGGGCACGCGCGTACCGGGCGCCGACGACGAGGTGCCGCAATGA
- the rqpR gene encoding response regulator transcription factor RqpR (The RqpSR system (Regulating Quorum sensing and Pathogenicity Sensor kinase and Response regulator) co-occurs with and modulates the expression of cis-2-dodecenoic acid quorum-sensing systems.), producing the protein MSLNILLVDDHAIVRQGVRQLLIDRGIARDVTEAETGGDAMAAVDRQEFDVILLDISLPDTNGIEVLKRLKRKLSRTPVLMFSMYREDQYAVRALKAGAAGYLSKTVNAAQMIGAIQQVAAGRKYVSPAMAEALAEYVSFENEPLPHEKLSDREYQTLCMLASGKRLTDIANTLSLSVKTVSVYRSRLLEKMRLSNNAELTFYVMSNRLVDMSPTAGA; encoded by the coding sequence ATGAGCCTGAACATCCTGCTCGTGGACGATCACGCGATCGTCCGGCAAGGGGTCCGCCAGTTGCTGATCGACCGCGGCATCGCGCGCGACGTCACCGAGGCCGAGACCGGCGGCGACGCGATGGCTGCCGTCGACCGGCAGGAATTCGACGTGATCCTGCTCGACATCTCGCTGCCGGACACGAACGGCATCGAGGTGCTCAAGCGCCTCAAGCGCAAGCTGTCGCGCACGCCGGTGCTGATGTTCTCGATGTACCGCGAGGACCAGTACGCGGTGCGCGCGCTGAAGGCCGGCGCCGCCGGCTACCTGTCGAAGACGGTCAACGCCGCGCAGATGATCGGCGCGATCCAGCAGGTCGCGGCCGGCCGCAAGTACGTGAGCCCCGCGATGGCCGAGGCGCTCGCCGAATACGTGTCGTTCGAGAACGAGCCGCTGCCGCACGAGAAGCTGTCCGACCGCGAATACCAGACGCTCTGCATGCTCGCGTCGGGCAAGCGGCTCACCGACATCGCGAACACGCTGTCGCTGTCCGTGAAGACGGTGAGCGTGTACCGGTCGCGGCTGCTCGAGAAGATGCGGCTGTCGAACAACGCGGAGCTCACGTTCTACGTGATGAGCAACCGGCTCGTCGACATGTCGCCCACGGCCGGCGCCTGA
- a CDS encoding PepSY-associated TM helix domain-containing protein produces MNAPETIDSPKAGMPRAGVTVLHPAARPLTDDELAARRQRSRRATFIKWLRKVHGWVGLWGAVLGLLFGVTGVVLNHRAPPLKISTGEPQVEQMQIALPDPVPKTPAAMTKWLQQELHFDGRPGRIRRDPAQAVAWGDQRVMQPEHWQFGLFGPHRNLQAEYWVGNGYVSVKRTDNTFLTTLNNLHRGVGMNLGWVLLMDTIAGSLILLSLTGVLLWTELNKRRTVGVVLVVGSVAAALAAGLT; encoded by the coding sequence GTGAACGCGCCCGAAACGATCGACTCTCCCAAGGCGGGTATGCCGCGCGCGGGCGTCACCGTGCTGCATCCGGCGGCCCGCCCGCTGACCGACGACGAACTGGCCGCGCGCCGCCAGCGCTCGCGTCGCGCGACCTTCATCAAGTGGCTGCGCAAGGTGCACGGCTGGGTCGGGCTGTGGGGTGCGGTGCTCGGGCTGCTGTTCGGCGTGACGGGCGTGGTGCTGAACCACCGCGCGCCGCCGCTGAAGATTTCGACCGGCGAGCCGCAGGTCGAGCAGATGCAGATCGCGCTGCCCGATCCGGTGCCGAAGACGCCCGCCGCGATGACGAAATGGCTGCAGCAGGAACTGCATTTCGACGGCCGGCCCGGCCGCATCCGCAGGGATCCCGCGCAGGCCGTCGCATGGGGCGACCAGCGCGTGATGCAGCCCGAGCACTGGCAGTTCGGCCTGTTCGGCCCGCACCGGAACCTGCAGGCCGAATACTGGGTCGGCAATGGCTATGTGTCGGTGAAGCGCACGGACAACACGTTCCTGACGACGCTGAACAACCTGCATCGCGGCGTCGGGATGAACCTCGGCTGGGTGCTGCTGATGGACACGATCGCGGGTTCGTTGATCCTGCTGTCGCTGACGGGCGTGTTGTTGTGGACCGAGCTGAACAAGCGCCGCACGGTCGGCGTCGTGCTGGTGGTGGGTTCGGTCGCCGCGGCGCTCGCGGCCGGCCTGACCTGA
- a CDS encoding flagellar protein FliT codes for MNLKAEYFARYEALAAVSGRMLCAARDADWAALPGLQVEFMQLVDGLKEADPGVALDESDLGRKLDLIRRILADDAAIRDLASPDVARLSALFEARRSTKVLTDLYRARG; via the coding sequence ATGAATCTCAAGGCCGAATACTTCGCGCGTTACGAGGCGCTCGCAGCCGTGTCGGGCCGGATGCTGTGCGCCGCGCGCGACGCCGACTGGGCCGCGTTGCCGGGGTTGCAGGTCGAATTCATGCAGCTCGTCGACGGGCTGAAGGAAGCCGATCCGGGCGTCGCGCTCGACGAATCGGATCTCGGCCGCAAGCTGGACCTGATTCGCCGCATCCTGGCCGACGATGCCGCGATCCGCGATCTCGCGAGCCCGGACGTCGCGCGGCTGTCCGCGCTGTTCGAGGCGCGGCGCTCGACCAAGGTATTGACCGATCTCTACCGCGCGCGCGGGTAG
- a CDS encoding EscU/YscU/HrcU family type III secretion system export apparatus switch protein, producing MSMSSRKRAAALVYDPKGGDAAPRVVAKGYGVLAEMIVARAHDAGLYVHTAPEMVSLLMQVDLDDRIPPQLYQAVADLLAWLYALDRTEPGPDAAAPRFPLPPLR from the coding sequence ATGAGCATGTCGTCCCGCAAGCGCGCGGCCGCGCTCGTCTATGACCCGAAAGGCGGCGATGCGGCGCCGCGCGTGGTCGCGAAGGGCTACGGCGTGCTCGCGGAGATGATCGTCGCGCGAGCACACGATGCGGGGCTGTACGTGCATACCGCGCCGGAGATGGTGTCGCTGCTGATGCAGGTCGACCTCGACGACCGGATTCCGCCGCAGCTCTACCAGGCCGTCGCGGACCTGCTCGCGTGGCTGTACGCGCTCGATCGCACCGAACCCGGGCCGGACGCCGCCGCACCGCGCTTTCCGCTGCCGCCGCTGCGCTGA
- a CDS encoding XdhC family protein has translation MESVDLDVLKSSARWLEEGRRVLLVTVVKTWGSSPRPEGAMLAVREDGLVVGSVSGGCIEDDLIARVHASGIAADARPEALKYGVTAEEAHRFGLPCGGTIQLVLEPLTRDSGIAALCAEVEAGRLVTRTMTLATGRASLSPAQAADGLAFDGERLVTIHGPRYRMLVIGAGQLSRYLCQIAVGLDYQVTVCDPREEYTDAWDVPGTRVVRTMPDDTVLDMKLDARSAVIALTHDPKLDDLALMEALKTPAFYVGALGSRRNNAARRERLREFDLNEAELGRLHGPAGIYIGSRTPPEIAISILAEITAAKNNVSLPTILQVEGAKAAREIAANSGAACGL, from the coding sequence ATGGAAAGCGTCGATCTCGATGTACTGAAATCCAGCGCGCGCTGGCTCGAAGAAGGGCGCCGCGTGCTGCTCGTGACGGTCGTGAAGACGTGGGGCTCGTCGCCGCGCCCCGAAGGCGCGATGCTCGCGGTGCGCGAGGACGGGCTCGTGGTCGGGTCCGTGTCCGGCGGCTGCATCGAGGACGACCTGATCGCCCGTGTGCACGCAAGCGGGATCGCGGCCGACGCGCGCCCGGAAGCGCTCAAGTACGGCGTGACGGCCGAGGAAGCGCACCGCTTCGGGCTGCCGTGCGGCGGCACGATCCAGCTCGTGCTCGAGCCGCTCACGCGCGACAGCGGGATTGCCGCGCTGTGCGCTGAAGTCGAGGCCGGCCGCCTCGTCACGCGCACGATGACGCTCGCGACCGGCCGCGCGTCGCTGTCGCCCGCGCAGGCGGCCGACGGGCTCGCGTTCGACGGCGAACGGCTCGTGACGATCCACGGGCCGCGCTACCGGATGCTCGTGATCGGCGCGGGCCAGTTGTCGCGCTATCTGTGCCAGATCGCGGTCGGGCTCGACTACCAGGTGACGGTGTGCGATCCGCGCGAGGAATACACGGATGCGTGGGACGTGCCGGGCACGCGCGTCGTGCGCACGATGCCCGACGATACGGTGCTCGACATGAAACTCGATGCGCGTTCGGCCGTGATCGCGCTCACGCACGATCCGAAGCTCGACGATCTCGCGCTGATGGAGGCGCTGAAGACGCCCGCGTTCTACGTGGGCGCGCTCGGCTCGCGACGCAACAACGCGGCGCGGCGCGAGCGGCTACGCGAGTTCGACCTGAACGAAGCGGAACTGGGCCGGTTGCACGGGCCGGCCGGCATCTACATCGGCAGCCGGACGCCGCCGGAAATCGCGATCTCGATCCTCGCCGAGATCACCGCCGCGAAGAACAACGTGTCGCTGCCGACGATCCTGCAGGTCGAGGGCGCAAAGGCCGCGCGAGAAATCGCGGCGAACAGCGGCGCGGCCTGCGGCCTCTGA
- a CDS encoding amino acid permease: MSLFRKKNVDRMIAGAHAAGLKKALGAIDLTFLGIGAIIGTGIFVLTGTGAVQAGPALMLSFVIAAIACGLAALSYAEFASTIPVAGSIYTYSYATLGELAAWIIGWDLMLEYGLAASAVSVGWSGYLQSLLQGFGLSLPTVLTAAPGAVPGVVTWFNLPAFLVMLVITTLLSIGIRESTRINNIMVFIKVSVVLLVIAVGLFHVTPANWKPFMPHGWNGVFGAAAVMFFAFIGFDAVSSAAEEVKNPKRDLPIGIIASLAVCAVLYVTVAAVATGIVPSAQYANISHPISYALQAAGEKWVAGFIDLGAVLGMLTVILVMSYGQTRVIFAMSRDGLLPATLSRVHPRYATPFLTTWLVGLFFGLIAALVPLNVLAELINIGTLAAFSMVSIAVLVLRRTHPDLPRAFRCPGVPVVPILAVASCLFLMLNLQPVTWAAFGIWLVIGLVIYFLYSRHHSKLAHGHHDAH, from the coding sequence ATGTCCCTCTTCCGCAAGAAAAACGTCGATCGCATGATCGCCGGCGCGCACGCCGCCGGGCTCAAGAAAGCGCTCGGCGCGATCGACCTCACCTTCCTCGGCATCGGCGCGATCATCGGCACCGGCATCTTCGTGCTGACCGGCACCGGCGCCGTGCAGGCCGGCCCGGCACTGATGCTGTCGTTCGTGATCGCCGCGATCGCATGCGGCCTCGCGGCGCTGTCGTACGCGGAATTCGCGTCGACGATCCCCGTCGCCGGCTCGATCTACACGTATTCGTACGCGACGCTCGGCGAGCTCGCCGCATGGATCATCGGCTGGGACCTGATGCTCGAGTACGGCCTCGCGGCGTCGGCCGTGTCGGTCGGCTGGTCGGGCTACCTGCAGTCGCTGCTGCAGGGCTTCGGGCTGTCGCTGCCGACCGTGCTGACGGCGGCACCCGGCGCGGTGCCGGGCGTCGTCACGTGGTTCAACCTGCCCGCGTTCCTCGTGATGCTCGTGATCACGACGCTGCTGTCGATCGGCATCCGCGAATCGACCCGCATCAACAACATCATGGTGTTCATCAAGGTGTCGGTCGTGCTGCTCGTGATCGCGGTCGGCCTGTTCCACGTGACGCCCGCGAACTGGAAGCCGTTCATGCCGCACGGCTGGAACGGCGTGTTCGGCGCTGCGGCCGTGATGTTCTTCGCGTTCATCGGCTTCGACGCGGTGTCGTCGGCGGCCGAGGAAGTGAAGAATCCGAAACGCGACCTGCCGATCGGCATCATCGCGTCGCTCGCGGTGTGCGCGGTGCTGTACGTGACGGTCGCCGCGGTCGCGACCGGCATCGTGCCGTCGGCCCAGTACGCGAACATCTCGCACCCGATCTCGTACGCGCTGCAGGCCGCCGGCGAGAAGTGGGTCGCAGGCTTCATCGACCTTGGCGCCGTGCTCGGCATGCTGACCGTGATCCTCGTGATGAGCTACGGCCAGACCCGCGTGATCTTCGCGATGTCGCGCGACGGGCTGCTGCCGGCGACGCTGTCGCGCGTGCATCCGCGCTACGCGACGCCGTTCCTGACGACCTGGCTCGTCGGCCTGTTCTTCGGGCTGATCGCCGCGCTCGTGCCGCTCAACGTGCTCGCCGAGCTGATCAACATCGGCACGCTCGCGGCGTTCTCGATGGTGTCGATCGCGGTGCTCGTGCTGCGCCGCACGCACCCCGACCTGCCGCGCGCGTTCCGCTGCCCGGGCGTGCCCGTGGTGCCGATCCTCGCGGTCGCGTCGTGCCTGTTCCTGATGCTGAACCTGCAGCCCGTCACGTGGGCCGCGTTCGGCATCTGGCTCGTGATCGGCCTCGTGATCTACTTCCTGTACTCGCGTCACCACTCGAAGCTCGCGCACGGTCACCACGACGCGCACTGA